Proteins encoded by one window of Bacteroidia bacterium:
- a CDS encoding PKD domain-containing protein: MNRYFTTGRNITWKLCFAITLLLGTFNVKAQIPTASFAADSTEGCVPLTVHFSNTSTLATSYFWDFGNGNTSTLPNPQTVYLAPGNYTVKLIAYNSTSGKSDTLIIPNYIDVVSFPTANFTSNVTSGCSPLSVSFNNTSSNFTSCIWDFGDGFSSTQTNPTHIYSIPGTYTVKLVAYSSYGCSNVKTQTNYITVYGQPTAQLTANPSSTCDANQVIQFNSASAGVVSYLWNFGQPSSGGANSSTLQDPTHTYGTQGSFNVSLIVTDANGCSDTVVANNMISIGTALTPTFTWTNGAGCKPLTTNFTAPSITGATSYAWNFGDPSSGAQNTSTAANPSHTYANSGTYSVSLFVTTSSGCNGGVTLNNIIVVDQPPVASFTSNPTTGCKPLAVQFNNTSTGAATYLWEFGDGTTSTLASPSKTYTTAGTFNVTLHAFSTNGCETIIVKNNYIVVNQAVANYTYNPGSGCAPLNVSFNPTGTTGIVAFEWNFGDPASGVLNTSTASNPTHLYNNIGTYSTKLIVTSSAGCKDTLIKNFVKVRDASVLYTVPDTIKGCQPYPVSFSNPLLGATVFHWDFGVPWLTNDTSNVANPTFTFDSVGIYTITLNSFMPGNNGSGCSQFFNPVAIVQVFPMLISPITYIQATPCAPYLIHFSDTTMDVVSWDWDFGDGSPHATTQFPSHTYAQPGTYTVVLNIVLQSGCMTSLSTTITLGYPNPITVNKKAGCHDDPFTFGLTGGPWTNIQWNFGDGVGTSTSANPTYTYNQAGTFIVSVNVTSSDGCVNTYTDSITTTNPQPSFVINGPTSSCTNQFVFFTNTSTGATSYWWDFGDPTSSTGFSSLENPSRNFTTPKAYTISLTATNGACSRTVTYPALIRINRAAPNFSFTQSSQCFPITVTLTDLTGPTPAIKWGWNFYNGSTDSTQNPVYTFYAPPTSDTISLWVRDTNGCSATKRLKGIKYKQAKFTMSATGGCNPTTICFTDASDTTVVSRKWDFGNGATSTQTNPCYTYTTDGVYTVTLITTFSTGCKDTLVMTNAVTISTPSADFNVPTQAFCAPALVNFNNLSTNATTYYWDFGDGSNSIATSPSHVYNVPGDYTITLIAINGTCRDTMTKVNYLHVPGTFSYFNLVSLQSCVGNLVQFTDSSLNAQTWLWNFGDGDSSTLQNPTHLYSTTGSFTVSLITSDNLGCSSHYIFSNPIVVHPVPTASATTIDTVGCSPLTSTFTQNSTNATSYLWNFGDPASGASNTSTASTATHTYTLAGTYQPYFVAYNNFGCSDTLWLPKTINVNQTPAAQFSSSATNGCTPLTVNFTNTSTQLNSPQYLWNFGNGNTAITSNATALYADSGSFNVSLIVTNTAGCTGTATTQITTVLSPTAIASTTDTVGCSPHTVNFTNTSLNATSYLWNFGNGATSTLANPNYTYLNAGNYTITLIATNASGCSDTLVFPSQIVVNQTPRARFNMSPATGCSPLTVNFTNTSANTSGATYNWNLGNGNTASTPNTSSVYPDSGIFAVTLLVTNANGCSDDSVRNVVVKLSPTASASTNDTTGCNPYTSTFVNNSINATSYSWNFGDGGTSTQVNPTHTYPGTGNFTVTLIATNTAGCKDTFVFNNTIQVNQTPLASFTSSAITGCSPLNVNFTNTSTVISGATYFWDFGNGNTSTSANPSTVFADSGIYQVVLNVNNGNGCTHTASQLVTINISPTANVITADTAGCTPHAVSFTNNSTNATSYQWNFGNGATSTAVNPNYTYTTGGLFNVTLIASNSAGCRDTFVLPYQINAKQSPRARFNMSPTLGCAPLNVNFTNTTANMQGATFNWNFGNGSSATIANPSTVYSDSGTYAVTLTVTNSNGCFDDSTRTVRSNLSPTAIAATTDTAGCAPYTSTFTNNSLNATSYQWSFGDGSTSTIATPTHTYNTSGNYTVTLVATNASGCRDTLVFPYTIKVNNKPVAAFTPASASGCVPYTVTFNDISTQVSGVTYLWNFGNGDTATTKNPTYTFTNTGTFTVSMIVTNATGCMDSTSHTVNVNGLPVAMASTNDTTGCTPQAVSFTNSSSNATSYIWNFGNGLTSTTPNPTHTYTTGGLYTVTLIAITSNGCRDTFTLPYQINIKQSPLAGFSQSATTGCSPLAVTFTNTSSNISGTVWNWNFGNGSTSSLQNPTTFYPDSGTYQITLWAMNSNGCMDDTVRTVRVNQTPTAIAATNDTIGCTPYNVNFSNNSLNAASYNWNFGDGISSTTAVPNHTYTNAGTYTVTLIATSSAGCKDTLILPNNITVNQTPVASFTKSASSGCSPLTVNLNNTSTQTNNASYLWNFGNGTTSTQTNPSVQYTDSGNYTVTLITTNSSGCSDSTTQQIHVDLSPTAIAATTDTLGCSPHIAVFTNNSINAGSYIWNFGDGSTSTVTNPTHTYANAGNYTVSLIVSNAAGCKDTLLLPQTIQVNQTPVTAFTPSITSGCSPLSVNFSNQSSDTINANFAWNFGNGTSSNATNPTNVFASSGTFAVTLTVTNANGCQDTATHNIQVMQTPTANAFTNDTTGCSPFTANFTSLSANSDSVVWYFGNGTTASGNNVQATYLQPGVYQPYLIAYNSTGCTDTFYLPKTIRVKLSPVANFAADQTASCSGTNFTFSNLSSDTLSPVYQWTIGGFSTNNPSFSIPLLTPGFYTVALSVTNSNGCADSIVKANYIQVFDTLPPPQDPIYSVSVLSDTQVEIKWANSAALDLGSYKLWRLDPSSGNYVNVYTDNNPSNSTMNPESKYTENGLNTLSNTYTYKLQTLDRCSFALPLNVLKAHTTINVSANKNSNGINVTWTPYQGCPVSQYEISRTEMSNGSSAVIATVPGSTLFYFDSTMICPDDYSYRIKAYDLCGTTYTSYSDTAAAKPDYNLQEQQAIIVRSTVVNNNFVLTEWSEPRLHPERVMEYNIYRSTDTTGNFYSLLATVSANVTSYEDLAVNVNEQNYYYKIEVISDCNMAGQLSSNSSSILLQSKWEYANSRLWWTKYDKWDTGVERYEIEKYNWGTGQWEKVKTVPGNATETEVDE, translated from the coding sequence ATGAACAGATACTTTACCACAGGCAGAAACATCACGTGGAAGTTATGTTTTGCTATTACGCTTCTACTTGGCACATTTAATGTCAAGGCGCAGATTCCAACAGCATCGTTTGCTGCTGATTCTACAGAAGGTTGTGTACCTCTGACGGTACATTTCAGCAATACTTCCACTTTAGCCACAAGCTACTTCTGGGATTTTGGAAATGGTAATACATCAACATTACCCAATCCACAAACTGTTTATTTAGCTCCGGGAAATTATACTGTGAAGCTAATTGCCTACAACAGTACTTCCGGAAAATCAGATACATTGATTATTCCGAATTACATTGACGTTGTTTCTTTTCCGACAGCTAACTTCACATCTAATGTTACATCAGGGTGTAGTCCATTATCAGTATCATTCAATAATACTTCATCCAACTTTACCTCGTGTATATGGGATTTTGGTGATGGTTTTTCATCAACGCAAACAAATCCGACACATATATATAGTATTCCAGGAACTTATACTGTAAAGTTAGTAGCTTATTCATCTTATGGTTGTTCAAACGTAAAAACTCAAACAAACTATATTACTGTTTATGGTCAACCAACAGCACAGTTAACCGCAAATCCGTCAAGCACATGTGATGCCAATCAGGTTATTCAGTTTAACTCAGCATCTGCCGGGGTTGTAAGTTATCTTTGGAACTTTGGTCAGCCTTCGTCAGGTGGTGCAAATTCTTCAACGTTACAGGATCCTACACACACTTATGGAACTCAAGGTTCTTTTAATGTTAGTTTGATTGTTACTGATGCCAATGGGTGTTCAGATACTGTAGTTGCAAACAATATGATTTCTATTGGAACAGCACTTACACCAACATTTACCTGGACCAATGGCGCGGGATGTAAGCCGTTAACAACAAATTTTACTGCACCATCAATAACAGGTGCAACCAGCTATGCATGGAACTTTGGTGATCCTTCATCAGGTGCTCAAAACACATCTACTGCTGCAAACCCTTCACACACTTATGCAAACTCAGGCACATACTCTGTTTCTCTCTTTGTAACAACATCGAGTGGATGTAACGGAGGTGTGACTTTAAATAATATCATTGTTGTTGATCAACCACCGGTAGCCTCGTTCACATCCAATCCTACAACAGGATGTAAACCACTTGCAGTACAATTTAACAATACTTCGACAGGTGCTGCCACTTATCTTTGGGAATTTGGTGACGGAACTACTTCAACACTTGCATCACCTTCTAAGACATATACAACAGCAGGTACTTTTAATGTAACATTACATGCATTCAGCACTAATGGTTGTGAAACAATAATTGTAAAAAACAACTATATAGTAGTCAATCAAGCAGTAGCTAACTACACTTACAATCCCGGGTCAGGATGTGCACCATTAAATGTTAGTTTTAATCCAACGGGTACAACAGGTATTGTTGCATTCGAATGGAACTTTGGTGATCCCGCTTCAGGAGTATTAAACACTTCTACAGCATCAAATCCAACACATCTTTATAATAACATCGGAACTTACTCAACTAAACTGATTGTTACATCATCAGCAGGTTGTAAAGATACACTTATAAAAAACTTTGTAAAAGTCAGGGATGCTTCTGTTCTTTATACTGTACCTGATACAATTAAGGGTTGTCAACCTTATCCGGTATCATTCTCCAATCCATTACTGGGAGCTACTGTTTTCCATTGGGATTTTGGTGTACCTTGGTTAACTAATGATACAAGTAATGTAGCAAATCCAACTTTTACATTTGACTCTGTTGGTATTTATACAATAACATTAAATTCGTTCATGCCAGGAAATAATGGATCCGGATGTTCGCAATTTTTTAATCCAGTTGCCATAGTACAGGTGTTTCCGATGTTAATTTCACCGATCACCTATATTCAAGCTACCCCTTGTGCACCCTACCTGATTCACTTTAGCGATACCACCATGGATGTAGTTTCATGGGATTGGGATTTTGGTGATGGTTCACCACATGCTACTACACAGTTTCCTTCTCATACCTATGCACAACCCGGGACGTATACTGTGGTATTGAATATAGTTTTGCAAAGTGGGTGTATGACTAGTTTAAGTACTACAATCACTTTAGGTTATCCTAATCCGATAACAGTAAACAAAAAGGCCGGTTGTCATGATGATCCATTTACTTTTGGCTTAACAGGAGGACCTTGGACAAACATACAATGGAATTTTGGTGATGGCGTTGGTACGTCAACTTCTGCTAATCCAACATATACTTATAATCAAGCTGGAACTTTCATAGTTTCTGTAAATGTAACAAGCAGTGATGGATGTGTTAATACTTATACTGATAGTATTACAACAACAAATCCACAGCCATCGTTTGTCATAAATGGACCTACATCAAGTTGTACGAATCAATTTGTGTTCTTTACAAACACTTCAACAGGTGCAACTTCGTATTGGTGGGACTTTGGTGACCCAACATCATCTACCGGATTTTCTTCTTTAGAAAATCCATCAAGAAATTTTACTACTCCAAAAGCGTACACCATTTCGTTAACAGCAACCAATGGTGCCTGTTCGCGTACGGTTACTTATCCAGCATTGATAAGAATTAACAGAGCTGCTCCGAATTTCTCATTCACACAGAGCTCGCAATGTTTTCCTATTACTGTTACATTAACTGATCTTACCGGACCTACACCTGCTATTAAATGGGGTTGGAATTTTTATAACGGCTCAACAGATTCAACACAAAATCCGGTTTACACATTCTATGCGCCACCAACCTCTGATACAATTTCGCTTTGGGTTAGAGATACAAATGGATGTTCAGCAACAAAACGACTTAAAGGAATAAAATACAAACAAGCAAAATTTACCATGTCAGCAACCGGAGGTTGTAATCCAACAACAATTTGTTTTACTGACGCCAGTGATACTACTGTTGTTTCAAGGAAATGGGATTTTGGAAATGGTGCCACATCAACACAAACTAATCCTTGCTATACTTATACAACTGATGGAGTATATACAGTGACTTTGATAACAACCTTCTCCACAGGCTGTAAAGACACATTAGTCATGACGAATGCTGTTACTATCTCAACACCTTCTGCCGACTTTAATGTGCCTACGCAGGCATTTTGTGCACCGGCATTAGTAAATTTCAACAATCTTTCAACTAATGCGACAACATACTATTGGGATTTTGGTGATGGCTCTAATTCTATTGCCACATCGCCATCGCATGTGTATAACGTTCCAGGTGATTATACTATTACTTTAATAGCTATTAATGGAACATGTCGTGATACAATGACGAAAGTTAACTACCTTCATGTACCGGGAACTTTCTCATATTTTAACCTTGTGAGTCTGCAAAGTTGCGTAGGAAACTTAGTTCAGTTTACTGACAGTTCATTGAATGCACAAACATGGTTATGGAACTTTGGTGATGGTGACAGCTCTACCCTACAAAATCCAACACACTTATATTCAACAACAGGAAGTTTCACCGTTTCACTGATTACAAGTGATAACCTTGGATGTTCTTCACACTATATATTCAGTAATCCGATAGTTGTTCATCCTGTTCCAACAGCTTCTGCAACAACTATAGATACCGTTGGTTGTAGTCCTTTAACATCAACATTTACGCAAAACTCAACAAATGCAACTTCGTATCTGTGGAACTTTGGCGACCCTGCTTCAGGTGCATCAAATACTAGCACTGCATCTACAGCAACACATACCTACACTCTAGCCGGTACTTATCAACCCTATTTTGTTGCCTACAATAATTTTGGATGTAGTGATACTTTGTGGTTGCCTAAGACAATAAATGTTAATCAAACACCGGCAGCACAATTCAGTTCTTCTGCAACCAATGGCTGTACGCCTTTGACTGTAAACTTTACAAACACATCAACTCAATTAAACTCCCCTCAATACTTATGGAATTTTGGAAATGGTAATACAGCCATTACTTCAAATGCTACTGCACTTTATGCTGATTCAGGAAGCTTTAATGTTAGTCTTATAGTTACAAATACTGCAGGATGTACAGGCACAGCAACTACACAAATTACAACTGTTCTTTCACCAACAGCTATTGCATCAACAACAGATACTGTTGGATGTAGTCCACATACTGTGAACTTCACAAACACATCTTTGAATGCAACAAGTTATCTATGGAATTTTGGAAATGGTGCTACCTCAACACTTGCGAATCCAAATTATACCTACCTTAATGCAGGCAACTATACTATAACATTAATTGCAACCAATGCTTCAGGCTGTAGTGATACACTTGTGTTCCCATCTCAGATAGTTGTTAACCAAACTCCACGGGCAAGGTTCAATATGAGTCCGGCTACAGGATGCTCTCCTCTCACCGTTAACTTTACAAACACTTCTGCTAATACTTCCGGTGCAACATACAACTGGAACTTGGGTAATGGAAATACTGCATCTACGCCAAATACCTCTTCCGTATATCCTGATTCCGGAATTTTTGCAGTTACATTATTAGTAACAAATGCTAATGGCTGTTCAGATGATTCGGTAAGAAACGTAGTTGTAAAATTATCGCCAACAGCAAGTGCATCTACAAATGATACAACAGGATGTAATCCATACACAAGTACGTTTGTAAACAACTCAATAAACGCAACATCTTATAGCTGGAATTTTGGTGATGGAGGAACATCAACGCAAGTAAATCCTACACACACTTATCCCGGAACAGGTAATTTTACAGTTACACTTATTGCAACAAATACAGCAGGATGTAAAGACACTTTCGTGTTTAACAATACCATTCAGGTAAATCAAACACCATTGGCATCATTTACTTCATCAGCAATAACAGGGTGTTCGCCTTTAAATGTTAACTTCACCAATACCTCAACCGTTATATCAGGAGCTACCTATTTTTGGGATTTTGGAAATGGCAATACTTCAACATCTGCCAATCCATCTACAGTATTTGCTGATTCAGGTATTTATCAGGTTGTGTTGAATGTAAACAATGGAAATGGATGTACTCATACGGCTTCGCAACTAGTCACCATTAACATTTCTCCAACAGCAAATGTAATAACTGCTGACACCGCAGGTTGTACACCTCATGCTGTGAGCTTTACTAACAATTCTACTAATGCTACAAGTTATCAGTGGAACTTTGGTAATGGAGCAACTTCAACAGCAGTAAACCCTAACTATACTTACACAACAGGTGGATTGTTCAATGTAACATTAATTGCCAGCAATTCTGCCGGATGTCGTGATACATTTGTTTTACCCTATCAGATTAATGCAAAGCAATCTCCCAGAGCGAGATTTAATATGAGTCCGACTCTTGGTTGTGCACCTCTGAATGTAAACTTTACCAATACAACTGCAAATATGCAAGGTGCTACTTTCAACTGGAATTTTGGCAATGGGTCTTCAGCAACGATAGCAAACCCTTCAACAGTTTATTCAGACTCTGGCACCTATGCTGTAACATTAACAGTTACCAATAGCAACGGTTGTTTTGATGACTCGACACGAACAGTTCGTTCTAATCTTTCACCAACAGCAATAGCTGCTACAACAGATACTGCAGGGTGTGCTCCTTATACCAGTACATTTACAAACAATTCTCTTAATGCTACCTCATATCAATGGAGTTTTGGTGATGGCAGTACCTCTACGATTGCAACACCAACACATACCTATAACACATCTGGAAATTATACTGTAACATTGGTTGCTACCAATGCATCAGGTTGTAGAGATACATTGGTGTTTCCATATACTATTAAGGTAAACAACAAACCGGTAGCTGCATTTACACCTGCGTCTGCATCAGGATGTGTTCCATATACTGTGACCTTTAACGATATATCTACACAGGTATCAGGAGTTACTTACTTATGGAACTTCGGCAATGGCGATACTGCAACCACCAAGAATCCAACATACACATTTACTAATACTGGAACATTCACTGTCAGTATGATTGTTACCAATGCAACGGGTTGTATGGATAGCACTTCGCATACGGTAAATGTAAACGGCCTTCCTGTTGCTATGGCTTCAACAAATGACACCACAGGTTGCACACCACAGGCAGTAAGTTTTACAAATTCATCTTCTAATGCAACTTCTTATATATGGAACTTTGGAAATGGCTTGACATCAACCACTCCAAATCCAACACATACTTATACAACAGGTGGATTATATACTGTAACATTAATAGCAATTACTTCTAATGGTTGCCGTGATACATTTACGCTTCCTTATCAAATAAACATAAAGCAATCGCCTTTGGCTGGTTTCAGCCAATCTGCTACAACCGGTTGTTCACCCTTGGCAGTGACTTTCACAAATACTTCTTCAAATATATCAGGAACTGTATGGAACTGGAACTTTGGAAACGGGTCAACATCGTCCTTACAAAACCCAACTACATTTTATCCTGATAGTGGTACTTATCAAATAACACTTTGGGCAATGAACAGCAATGGTTGTATGGATGATACCGTGAGAACCGTCAGAGTAAATCAAACACCAACAGCGATTGCAGCTACAAATGATACCATTGGTTGCACACCTTACAATGTAAACTTTAGCAACAACTCATTGAATGCAGCTAGCTATAACTGGAATTTTGGTGATGGAATAAGTTCAACAACAGCAGTTCCAAACCACACCTATACCAATGCAGGAACATATACCGTTACACTCATAGCTACATCAAGTGCCGGTTGTAAGGACACTTTAATTTTACCTAATAATATTACGGTAAATCAAACTCCGGTTGCTTCATTTACAAAATCTGCATCATCAGGCTGTTCGCCATTAACGGTAAACTTAAACAACACTTCAACACAAACTAACAATGCTTCTTACCTATGGAACTTTGGTAACGGAACTACTTCTACACAAACCAATCCAAGTGTACAATACACAGATTCCGGAAATTATACAGTAACATTAATTACAACTAATTCCAGCGGATGTTCGGACAGTACAACACAGCAAATACATGTTGACTTGTCGCCTACTGCAATTGCAGCGACAACAGATACATTAGGTTGTAGTCCACATATTGCAGTATTTACCAATAATTCCATCAATGCAGGTTCATATATCTGGAACTTTGGTGATGGTTCTACTTCTACAGTAACAAATCCAACACACACTTATGCAAATGCCGGAAATTATACTGTATCATTAATTGTAAGTAATGCAGCGGGTTGTAAAGACACCTTGTTGTTACCACAAACAATACAGGTTAACCAAACACCGGTGACGGCATTTACGCCATCAATAACTTCAGGATGCTCGCCATTGTCTGTTAACTTCAGCAATCAATCTTCTGACACTATCAATGCAAACTTTGCTTGGAATTTTGGAAATGGAACTTCCTCAAATGCAACAAATCCAACAAATGTATTTGCAAGCTCAGGAACATTTGCTGTAACACTTACTGTAACCAATGCAAATGGATGCCAGGATACTGCAACACATAATATTCAGGTGATGCAAACACCAACAGCGAATGCATTCACAAATGATACAACAGGTTGCTCACCATTTACTGCAAACTTTACATCACTTTCTGCAAACAGCGACTCTGTGGTGTGGTATTTTGGTAACGGAACAACAGCTTCCGGAAATAATGTTCAGGCAACTTATTTGCAGCCCGGAGTTTATCAACCTTACCTAATTGCTTATAATTCTACAGGATGTACAGATACTTTCTATCTTCCAAAAACAATTCGTGTTAAACTTTCACCTGTTGCAAATTTTGCTGCAGACCAAACTGCATCATGTTCAGGAACCAACTTTACTTTCAGTAATCTGTCTTCCGATACATTGTCACCGGTTTATCAATGGACAATTGGTGGTTTCAGTACAAACAATCCATCATTCTCCATACCATTGTTGACACCCGGATTCTATACTGTGGCTTTGTCAGTTACTAATAGTAATGGATGTGCTGATTCAATTGTAAAAGCAAATTACATTCAGGTATTTGACACTTTACCTCCACCACAAGATCCTATTTATAGTGTAAGTGTTTTGTCTGATACGCAAGTAGAAATTAAATGGGCTAACAGTGCTGCTTTAGATTTGGGCTCTTATAAATTGTGGCGATTGGATCCTTCAAGTGGAAATTATGTGAATGTATATACAGACAATAATCCAAGTAACTCTACAATGAATCCGGAGTCGAAATATACTGAGAATGGATTAAATACATTGAGCAACACCTATACCTACAAGCTTCAGACGCTTGACAGGTGCTCGTTTGCACTTCCATTAAATGTATTGAAAGCTCATACTACAATTAACGTAAGTGCAAATAAGAACAGTAATGGTATCAATGTTACATGGACGCCCTATCAAGGTTGCCCGGTATCGCAATATGAAATCAGCAGAACTGAAATGAGTAATGGCAGCAGTGCAGTCATAGCTACTGTTCCTGGATCAACACTGTTTTACTTTGATTCAACTATGATTTGTCCTGATGACTACAGTTATAGAATAAAAGCTTACGATCTCTGTGGAACAACTTACACATCATATAGTGATACAGCAGCAGCAAAACCAGATTACAATTTACAGGAGCAACAAGCTATCATCGTTCGTTCCACAGTTGTTAACAACAACTTTGTGCTTACTGAATGGTCTGAACCAAGATTACATCCTGAAAGAGTAATGGAATATAACATTTATCGCAGCACAGATACGACAGGAAATTTCTATTCACTACTGGCAACAGTTTCAGCAAATGTTACAAGCTATGAAGACCTTGCAGTAAATGTTAATGAACAAAACTATTACTACAAGATTGAAGTAATCAGTGATTGTAACATGGCAGGTCAATTAAGCAGCAACAGTTCTTCAATATTGTTACAATCGAAATGGGAATATGCAAACAGCAGATTGTGGTGGACTAAATATGATAAATGGGATACAGGAGTTGAACGATATGAAATAGAAAAATATAACTGGGGCACCGGCCAATGGGAAAAAGTTAAAACAGTTCCCGGCAATGCTACAGAAACAGAAGTCGATGAGTAA
- the dxs gene encoding 1-deoxy-D-xylulose-5-phosphate synthase, which translates to MEIKAGELLSRINTPDDLKKIKPEQLEQVCKELRQFIIDIVSVNGGHFGASLGVVELTVALHYVFNTPNDQLIWDVGHQAYGHKILTGRRDIFHTNRIYKGISGFPKRSESIYDTFGVGHSSTSISAALGMSVASRLKEDKSRQHIAIIGDGAMTAGMAFEALNHGGVENSNLLVVLNDNCMSIDPNVGALKEYLTDITTSPTYNKVKDEIWKALGVISKFGPNAQAIAQKIENAMKSAVLKQSNLFESLRFRYFGPIDGHDVNHLTKVLEDLKNIPGPKILHCLTVKGKGFKLAEQDQTKWHAPGLFDKITGEIFKPQNNTPQPPKYQDVFGHTIVELAEKNSKIVGVTPAMPSGCSLNIMMKAMPDRAFDVGIAEQHAVTFSAGMATQGLIPFCNIYSSFMQRAYDQVVHDVALQKLNVVFCLDRGGLAGADGPTHHGAFDIAFMRCIPNMIVSAPMNEEELRNLMYTAQHDNLGPFCIRYPRGNGVLTEWRTPFNAIPVGTGRKLRGGEDVVILTFGHPGNFAVAACDELAKENIYPAHYDLRFVKPLDQMLLHEVFANFKKIITVEDGCLQGGMGSAVAEFMIDNGYAAEIVRLGIPDQFIEHGEQAELYAECHFDTQSIMKTVRQLVTASHPGIKSLK; encoded by the coding sequence ATGGAAATTAAAGCAGGAGAGCTTCTTAGTAGAATTAACACACCTGACGATTTAAAGAAAATTAAACCGGAGCAGCTCGAACAGGTTTGTAAGGAACTACGACAATTTATAATTGATATTGTTTCTGTTAACGGAGGACACTTTGGGGCTAGCCTCGGTGTTGTAGAATTAACAGTGGCACTACATTATGTTTTTAATACACCCAACGATCAGTTGATTTGGGATGTTGGCCATCAGGCTTATGGTCATAAAATTTTAACAGGCAGACGCGATATTTTTCATACCAATAGGATTTATAAAGGCATTAGCGGTTTTCCCAAACGGAGCGAAAGTATTTACGATACTTTTGGAGTAGGTCATAGTTCAACTTCAATTTCTGCAGCACTGGGAATGAGTGTTGCAAGCCGATTAAAAGAGGATAAAAGCCGGCAGCATATTGCTATAATTGGCGATGGTGCCATGACAGCAGGAATGGCATTCGAAGCACTTAATCATGGTGGCGTAGAAAACAGTAATCTTCTTGTTGTACTTAACGACAATTGCATGAGTATTGACCCTAATGTTGGTGCATTAAAAGAATACCTTACTGACATTACTACATCACCAACTTATAATAAAGTAAAAGACGAAATCTGGAAAGCATTAGGTGTCATTAGTAAGTTTGGCCCCAATGCACAGGCAATAGCACAAAAAATAGAGAATGCTATGAAATCGGCTGTGCTCAAACAAAGTAACTTATTCGAATCACTTCGCTTTCGATATTTTGGCCCTATTGATGGCCATGATGTGAACCATCTGACCAAAGTACTTGAAGATTTAAAAAATATTCCCGGACCAAAAATTTTACATTGTCTTACTGTAAAAGGAAAAGGATTTAAACTAGCCGAACAAGATCAAACCAAATGGCATGCACCTGGTTTGTTTGATAAAATAACAGGTGAAATTTTTAAGCCGCAAAACAATACCCCTCAACCTCCAAAATATCAGGATGTGTTTGGTCATACTATCGTGGAGCTTGCAGAAAAAAATTCAAAAATTGTTGGCGTAACACCTGCAATGCCTTCAGGTTGTTCTTTAAATATTATGATGAAAGCAATGCCGGATAGAGCATTTGATGTAGGTATTGCAGAACAACATGCTGTAACATTTAGTGCAGGCATGGCTACGCAAGGGCTCATACCTTTTTGTAATATTTATTCTTCATTTATGCAACGTGCCTACGATCAGGTGGTGCATGATGTTGCACTTCAAAAATTAAATGTGGTCTTTTGTCTCGACAGAGGTGGGCTTGCAGGAGCTGACGGACCCACACATCATGGCGCATTTGATATTGCCTTTATGCGATGCATTCCCAATATGATTGTAAGTGCTCCAATGAATGAAGAAGAGTTGCGTAACTTGATGTACACTGCTCAACATGATAACTTAGGTCCTTTTTGTATTCGTTATCCAAGAGGAAATGGAGTATTGACAGAATGGCGTACACCATTTAACGCAATCCCTGTTGGAACAGGTCGCAAATTGAGAGGAGGCGAAGATGTTGTTATTTTAACTTTCGGACATCCGGGCAATTTTGCAGTAGCAGCATGTGATGAACTTGCTAAAGAAAATATTTATCCAGCACATTATGATTTGCGATTTGTGAAACCGCTTGATCAAATGTTGCTTCACGAAGTCTTTGCTAATTTTAAAAAGATTATTACAGTTGAAGATGGATGCCTGCAAGGAGGAATGGGAAGCGCAGTTGCAGAATTTATGATTGATAACGGCTATGCTGCAGAAATAGTAAGGCTGGGTATCCCCGATCAATTTATTGAACATGGTGAGCAAGCTGAATTATATGCAGAATGTCATTTTGATACACAATCAATAATGAAAACGGTTAGACAGCTGGTTACTGCATCACATCCCGGTATTAAATCTCTTAAATAA